GAATGCGGATCGTGTCGCGCGCGGAGGCCAGCGTCAGTTCGGCCGTTATCACCACGATATTCACGTTCCCCAGAAGATGGGGGAAATTGATCAGCATGTTTCGCGGCATGTCGATCACCGTCATATCAAAAGCCTGACGGAATTCTTCCTCGAGCTGGATGAAGGCTGCGCCGTCGGTCATCAGCGGTGCGCTGATGGGCGCTTCGGCTGAAAGGATCGCCAGATTGTCGTTCGCGCGGATCATCGCGCGCTCGATAAACAGCCCGTCGATGCGGCTGGGGTTGTCGATGGCGTCGGTCAATCCGCGTCCCGGTTCGAGATCCAGCGTCAGGGCGCCCGTTCCGAAATGGACATCCAGATCGAGCAGGGCGGTCGGCAGTTTGTGATCCATGCTGAACAGCCACGACAGCGAAGTCGCCAGCGTGGATGCGCCGACACCGCCACGTGCGCCCACAATTGCAGTGGAGATGTGCCGCTTGGCTGCGGTGCCATCCCCGCCTTTGGGCGCGGCAAACACCATCTGGGCATGCGTAAGCGAATCCCGCAGCTGCGATGCGCTCAACGGCTTCAGCAGGTAATCGTGAATACCGCTGGCCAGCAGGTCGCGATAAAGCCGGACATCGTTGACCTGGCCGATGGCGATCACCACGGTGCCCGGTTCGCAGACTTCGGCCAGTCCGTTGATATCGTTCAGCGGATCACCGCATTCCGAAAGGTCGACCAGCAGGATGGCCGGGCTGGCGCTGACCGAAAGCGATTGCACGGCATTGCGCAATCCGCCTCTGTTGCACTTTTCCGGTTGCCAGCCCATTTCGATGATGACCGGGCGCAACTGGTCCAGTGTGGCATCGTCGCACACGAACGCGGAGAAGGGATCGCGATTTCCGGCCATGCCGGGTTTCCAAGGAGCGTTCATGGCTTAATTCCCTGCGTCTGACGTTGTATTGGCTTTGAGTTCCTTGGTCCCGGTGACGGGCTTCGCGCGGTAGCTGTCGATCGCCTTGGTTGACGACATCACGACGGTTTCACCCTTGCTGGAGGAACCGCGCACCAGATCTTCGGGATTGGCGACCATGGCGGCCAGATTGCTGTTTACCGCGCAGCCAAAATTGGAATTGGTCTCGTTGCCCAGCGTGGCGGCGAAATTGTCAGACCAGTCGGGGCAGCCGGGAACGCTGGCCGTAGACCGGGTGAGCACGACA
This genomic window from Caenibius tardaugens NBRC 16725 contains:
- a CDS encoding Flp pilus assembly protein ATPase, which produces MNAPWKPGMAGNRDPFSAFVCDDATLDQLRPVIIEMGWQPEKCNRGGLRNAVQSLSVSASPAILLVDLSECGDPLNDINGLAEVCEPGTVVIAIGQVNDVRLYRDLLASGIHDYLLKPLSASQLRDSLTHAQMVFAAPKGGDGTAAKRHISTAIVGARGGVGASTLATSLSWLFSMDHKLPTALLDLDVHFGTGALTLDLEPGRGLTDAIDNPSRIDGLFIERAMIRANDNLAILSAEAPISAPLMTDGAAFIQLEEEFRQAFDMTVIDMPRNMLINFPHLLGNVNIVVITAELTLASARDTIRILAWLKSNAPHTHLMVVANKVQPGTAEITKADFEASIERRIDFLVPFDLKAAANAAKLGQTFIAANPSSKASAIVRNVAQAIIHSDIEPDESGESTASKSKSSLLGKIDLKGLIAKKEKANA